The genomic DNA TTCATCTACTATTAAAACATCTCCACAGGAACCTTCTTCTATGGATCCCTTCTTTGGATATAGTTTTAATCCCTTTGCCACGTTACTTGTGAAAAATCTAAGGGCCTCTTCCATTTCAAAGGAATTACTTTTCACCATATACTTAAATTCTTCATATAAAGTATCTACTTGGGATACACCTATTTGTGTCATATTTCCCTTAGAATCGTATTTAGACCAACTACCATATCCATCTGAGCTTATGGTTATATTATCCATAGGAACATTCTCTTCTATAGCCATCTTTATAACTTTTCCTGGTCTTAAATCTTCATATATTCCGCAAGTTAAGTCTATATAACCACCCTCTTTGGCAAATTCAAAGGATTCATGTAATAATTCCACTTTTCTATTCACATGGGTAGGCCTTATAGTTCCTATTGGTAGATCTGAATCATTTATTATATCTTTAATAGGTTTTAATCCCTTTTTACCATTTCCCATATGAACGATTACTATACCTGCCTTATCAGAAAGCATTCCTGCCACACGAGCTTCTGAAGCTACCTGCTTTAATTGATCCTTTGTCACATGAGATGATCTATGGTCTGATAAAGCTATTTTAACTCCTATTATCTCATCTATGAATAATATATCCTTTTTAATAGATTCTGTTAAAGTTATAGTTGGATATTCATAGGAACCCGTTGCCAAATATACGGATAGGCCTTCTTCCTTCAAACCCTTTGCCTTTGCAACTAAATTTTCTATACTTCTCGTAGTTCCATCCGTACCTAACAATCCTAATACGGTAGTTATTCCACCTTTAGTTAACTTACTTAAAGTTATTTCTGGAACTCGAGTTTTAAAGCTACCTTCACCGCCACCGCCAGTAATATGAACGTGCTGATCAATAAATCCTGGTACCATTTTTTTACCCGTTCCATCAAGTATTTCTACTTTGTCATTCTCCATATGGATCATGTCATCTATACGAAGAATTTTTTCTCCCCCTAATAGTACATCTTTTTTCCCAATATATTTTGGTGTATACACTTGAATATTCTTAATTAAAATCATAAGTCTACTCCTTTATGCCCTTTGCTTTTTATCTTCTCCTGTATCATCTATCTTAGCTATTCCTATACCCGTTATGGCTAGTATTATGGCAACTACGATTCCCATATAATTTAAAACAGCCCAAGGTAAATATTCAACTGTACTTACCCCTAAGGTAGATGCCATATATGCACCAGCTGCTGACCAAGGTATTAATGGAACTAATACGGTTCCTGAATCTTCTAATGTTCTAGATAAGTTTTTCGCATGTAAATTTTTCTTCTTATATACATCTTTAAATAGTTCTCCAGGAATTAATATTGATAAGTAGGAACTTCCTGTTACAAAGGCCACCGTAAAACAAGATCCTATAGTTGATAATATAATTCCACTTGTTGATTTTACTCTCTTCATTATTTCTTGTAAAACAACATCAAGCATTCCTGCTTTACTTACAATACCTGCAAATCCCATAGCACAGAATATAAGTACTGTAGTTCCTGTAACAGATACTACCCCACCCCTATTTATAAGACGAGTTACTTCCCAAATTACTTCACCTTCATATCCTGTCATACTTACATTAAAACCTTTTACTATGGCTGTAAAACCATTTTTAAAAGTAAATCCTTGAACAAATACTCCTAAACAGACAGAGAACAAGCTCGTTCCTAGCATAGTGGGTATGGTAGGCCATTTTTTAACGGACCCAATAATAATTAATATTACAGGAAGAATCAAAACAATATTCCAACTAAACATTGCGTCTAATTGATTTAACATTACATTTACAGTCTCTGGAGTATTTATGTTCCCAGAAGCATTAAGACCAACTACAAAGTATACAATAATTGATATAATTGACGCTGGTACAGTAGTATATAACATATGCTTAATATGTTCGTATAATTCACTTCCTGCAGCTATTGGTGCAAGATTTGTAGTATCAGATAAGGGTGATATTTTGTCTCCAAAATATGCTCCAGCAACTACAGCTCCTGCTGTTGCAGGTAATGATACTCCAAGACCACCTGCTATACCCATAATAGCAACCCCTATAGTTCCAGCAGATCCCCAAGAAGTTCCTGTTACCGTAGATACTATGGCAGTTATTATAAATGCCGTAACTAATAAAAATTTAGGATTAACAATCTGAACACCATAGTAAATTATCATAGGCACTGTTCCTGAGAACATCCAAGAACCAATTAAAAATCCCACACTCCATAGGATAAGAGTTGCAGGAAGTGCTCTAGCTATTTTTTCAATAATAGCCTCTTGCATTTCCTTCCAACTATATCCTAACTTCCAGGCTATGACTCCAGCCACAAAAGCCGATAAAATAAGTAGGGGCTCTGTTCTAAACTTAAAATACCCATAACCAATTGCTAAAGACAATACCATAAATATAATAGGAATTAGTCCCTGCCCTAACGAAGGCTTTCTCTTTTCTCTTACAGACATTACATTTCCTCCTTAATTTTATTTTGTATATTCTTATCGCAATTTTCGTGCCATGTGTTTTTACTAACTTTTCTCTATTTTCTAACAAATTCTTCTTATAACTCTTTTATTTATGGATAAAATTATCCACTTCCAGGTCATAATCATCCATGTTATAGGTTATAAGATTCTAATATGCCCATTCCCCTTTTAGTGATCATACATCCACCTTTTCCATCTTCATTCTTAATCAATTGTTTTTTCTTTAACTTTCCAATTATGCCCCTTATTTTTCCCTCTCCTATAGGAAATTCTTCTTTTTCAGCCATACTCTTTAATTTATTTCTTCCAATTCCCCTATTGTCATTTATTTTTTCTAATACCCATAATTCGTTTTTATCTAAAAATATTTTTTCATCCTTTTCACTTTCATCAATCATATAATGGGGAAGTTCATTTACACTTAATTTTTTTCCTTCATATAATAGGGATATATATTCTACCACATTTATTAATTCCCTAACATTGCCCCGCCACTTGTAATTCTGTAAAAATTCTATAGCATCCTTTTCTATTACCTGGTTTATACATGATATATTTCTGTCATTAAAATATATCATAGTAAAATGATTTAACAGATAATTAATATCCTCTTTTCTCCTTCTTAAAGGAACAGTTTTTAATGGTAATATATTTAATCTAAAAAATAAATCTTCCCTAAACTTCTCTTTATCTATTAGCTTTATGAGATTTTTATTAGTAGCTCCAATAATCCTTACATCCACTAATATTTCTTCAGCTCCACCTACACGTCTTATCCTCTTTTCTTGAAGGACCCTTAATAGTTTCACTTGAAAATCTAAGGGCGCATCTCCAATTTCATCTATAAATATAGTTCCTCCATTGGCCATCTCAAACAATCCAGCCTTTCCTCCCTTTTGTGCTCCCGTAAAGGCCCCTTCTTCATATCCAAATAATTCACTTTCCAATAGATTAGGAGTTATGGCTGCTATATTAACTGGAACAAAGGGTTTGTTTCGCCTATAGGAATTGACGTGAATTCCTTGAGCTATAATTTCCTTTCCCGTACCATTTTCTCCCTGTATTAAAATAGTTCCATCGGTCTTAGAAAATTTTTCTGCAAGCTTAATAATTTTCTTAACATCTTCATTGCTAGTCATATAATCCTTTAATGTGTATAATTTATTTACAAATTGCTTCTCATAGTTTTTCTTAATTTTTTGATTGAGTTTTGATATTCTATCCGTATATTCCATATAAACAATATATCCAATGTGATGTTCAAAGACTATTTCATCTATATTCACTAAAATTTGTCTACCTTCTATTTCAGTTATTATGGATTCACTAGTCTTTTTAGAGAAGTCTAATTCTAATATATATTCTTGAATTCTCTTCATATATAGATCTTTTTTCTTCTTTCCTAACATACTATCAAGTTTATAATTAGTTCTTATTATACGGCCTAAATTGTCCACATACCCAATTCCAGATTCCACGTTATTAAAAATTCCTTCTAACAACTTTTCCGATTCCCTTGCTATTCTACGATTTATTTCTATGGATTTAGATATTTTAACTATATCCTTTACATATTGAGTTGTTAAATTCATATTTATATTCTTCTCTATTTTGAGATAGGATAGAATTTCATGGATAGTATTTATGTCTACTATTCTAGTTCCAATATTCATTACATGGGTCACATAGGATGGTACCAATTGCTCTTCCCCAGGTGTTATGGCAATGTGTAGTTTAGGAAATTCCTCAACCCCTGGATAAACAGGATGATATATTAAATCTTCAAAACCAATCTCTCTCAATTGTTCAATAGCTTCTAATGCAGAGTCCTCACTATCATTTACAAGTAGTACTTCTGTGGACGGAGGCAAACTTATTATACTTTGTATATTTTTATGATTTATTACCCTTTTAGCTATTACATAATCTATTTGCCCTTTCATTTCCCTTAAAACTATGGATGCTACCACATCACTTGTAAATAATATTAAATCCGTATCTAATTCCATATGTCTAACATATCTTGTTTGAAGCACTTCTATATTTATATAGGACCCTATCAACTTTTCTATTTGCTCTCTAATTCTATTTCCAGTAATTTTTCCCATACTTATAATAGTTAATTTCTTCATATTAATCCTCCATAGTTTTTCTCTCATATTTTATATAAGCTGTCCCATCCCCTTTATCTATTCTATACCTAAACCACTTCAAAACCAAATAAACTCTAGCTACTTACAAGGGAATATGAATAAAAAATTTTTAGAAGGTGGAACATCAGAACATCCTATGCTGCAAACAATTGTGAACCTTCTACCGCGATTATAATATTCACACTTTATAGTCTGATAGTGACTTACCATATAAACGTTTTTATTTATATGACCCAAGTAAGTTCATATAACTTTAGTTTGGAAGTAGTTTATCCATATAAAATATGTAAATTCTATACCTAAGTAAAAAAGATTCCCCTGTGGGAATCTTTTTTACTTATTTCTCATCAACTATTATTATTTCTTCATATCCTTCATTTCTTAATCTTTTCATTCTCTTATCTATTTTATTTTTATTGAAATTGTATACGGATACTATATTTCCATCACTAATCAATTCTTCTGACATACTTATGGCTTTATCAATATATTTATCATCTATAAAAACTAGGCCTATTTTCTTCTTTTTATTTGGTATTTTGAATCCATTTTCTTTGAATATAGATATGATTCTTTCAAAACCTATAGAGAATCCTACAGCTGGGATAGGTTCCTTTTGGAATTTGTTTAGAAGATTATCATACCTACCTCCACCAGCTATAGAGCCTTTAAACTCGTCACTCACTATTTCAAAGATAGGTCCTGTATAATAGCCCATTCCCCTTACTAGTGTAGAATCAAATACAATAGGATATTTTTTACTTACCACATTAATCAATTTCTCAAGTTCCTTTGAATATTCATTGTCAAAAGTACTCAAATCACTATTTAAATTTTTCATTAAATTATCTATTTTATCTTTTGCAAATCCCTTTGATACTAATTCCTCAACAACACCTTGATTACCTACCTTATCCATTTTATCTACTGTAATACATACTGTATTAAAATCATCTTCTTCAAATCCAGCTGACAACACTAATTCTTTAAGTAGTCTTCTGTCATTAATTTTAATAGTAAAGTTTTCAAATCCTAGCTCATATAAAGCCTTTGGTACTGTAATCATTAAGTCTATCTCCGCATAAATACTTTTATCTCCTATAATATCTATATCGCATTGTGTAAATTGGCGAAATCTTCCCTTCTGTGGTCTTTCAGCTCTCCATACATATCCCATTTGAAAGGCCTTAAAAGGCATAGGTAAATCATTTCTATTGTTAGCATAAAATCTACTCAGTGGTAATGTCAAATCAAATCTTAACCCTAAGTCACATAAAGCATTTTCAGATAAATCATCAAACTTTAGTTTCTCTCCTCTTTTTAAAATCTTAAATAGTAATCTTAAATTTTCACCACCATCACTATTATTAAGTAGTTCTAAGTTCTCAATGCAAGGTGTCTCTATTTGGGTATAACCTCTGCTAGCATATACTTTATTAATAGTTTCTTTCACCCAATTACGTAATTCCATGTCCTCTGGTAATACTTCAAAGGTTCCTTTTACTGGTTTAGTTCTAAATTTCATAATGATTTCTCCCTTCCTGTATTTTTCAAATAATAAAAAAGACATACTTCGTATGCTTCGCTAGGAAACCCTATGGTTTCCTTCGACGATTGCTATCGCAATCTGAGCACCTTCCTTCAGAACAGGCAGGGGAACTTTTCCCCTACAACCCCTTCTTTTTTTATTGATTTATATGTTTTATATTAATTAACTTTCTTATACAATAAAAAAAGTGCAGGTAATTATACCTGCACAAGGGTCCTTGTATATAAACAATACATCACCAACTCACAGATACAATACCTTTTAAATACCTTTAGGCTTGTATCTATGGAGAAATTTTTTCCATAAAGCAAGCCTCTTTAATGATGCATATGATGATGTAATAATAATCCTTTAATAGTATTCATTTTATATTCTCCTAAAATTTAGTTTTTTGAAGTATAACATAATAAAACAACTTTTTCAAGGTCTTATTAATTGACTATTTATTATAATTTATTAACAAAGACCTCTTTTAGTTCTTATATTTTATATTGTATTACCAATAATATATATTATGCCCATATAATTAATATTAATTGTAAGTCATATTCAAGTCCTTATTTTTTTCTCCCTTTTATTTTAACTTACTCTTCCTATATAGTAGGTATTTTTCCCCTGTCTCTTAGCCTCATACATGGCCTTATCTGCCACATTAATTAGTTCTTCCTTATCTTGTCCATCCTGAGGATATAAGGCAATTCCTATACTAACTCCTACCCTAATTTCTATTTCATCCACTTTTACCGTCTTTTTTATGGCCGCTATTGTTTTTGTAGCTATGTCTTTATGCTCATCCATATTATTACGTTTAGTTATTACAATGAATTCATCTCCACCAATTCTATATAATCTATCCTTTTCATTAATAGATTTTAACCTATCACTTATTTGCCTTAATACTTTATCACCTATTTTATGTCCATAATTATCATTTACTTCTTTAAACCCGTCTAAATCCAAGTAGTATATACCAAAGTTTCCGTTTTCATCTTTTATCTTATTAAAATCATTATTAAAGCTGTGTCTATTATACAATCCTGTTAGCTCATCATGATAGGCCATATAAGAAGACTTTCTACTCATATCCACATATTTAGTCACATCATTTACAAATCCTAGTACTTCTCTGTCTTCACCTTTGCCTTTATCCTTAGAAACTGGAATGAGTATGACCTCATAAAATTTATTATTATTTTCATACTCATAACTGATCTTTTCATTGTTAAATGCCTTTTGCAAAGGTTCACTGGCCTTTTGTATAAACTTATTTGAATATACTTCTTCCATTGATTTTGGCTCCATATCCTGGGATACATAGTTTTTTTCTTTCACTAGACGACCATCATTATAAACTATATAAAATGATTTATCCGTCCTCTGCTTACATCGAAATACATAATCTGGCACATTTAATAGGGCATCTTTAAATTGTTCTATTGTATTTAAACGATCTTTTTCCATATTAAGTATTTTATTGTATTTTACCTGCTCTTTATTTATTATGATAGATGTTATTAAACTAACAAACAAACTTAATACTATTCCTATAATAATAAACAAAATTTCATTATCTTCAAAATATCCCTTTTTAACTAGGGCACAAATAACTTTATGTTTATCTAATGGTATAAAAGCCAATTTATAATTTTTCTCATTGTATTTTACGGGATGAAATTTTACCTTTTCTAAATTTGAAAGAATTGCTGGTTCTATGCCAAAACTAATAAAATCTTTTCCTTTTAAATTTCCAAATTCCATTATAGGATCATATGTTAATTTCCTCTTAGGCTCCTTATATGTAATCCAGTTGTCCTTATCTATTATACCTATCATTTCTATACTGTTAACCTTTTCACTATATTGATTTAACAGCTTATTCAATCTTTCAGCTCCATCGTAGCTATATTTTTCTTCATCTATAATTCCATTTATCAAGTAATTTTGTTCTTCATTCAAATAATATGCAAATTTATAGTAATGCTTTCTTCCTGTTTTCCTAAATTCGTTATACAGATATGATTTAGGACCAACCCAATAATCTTCCTTTCCATACCCTTTATTAATACTTACACTTCCCATACCGAATAATTGTATAAAGGCATCATTCCAATATCCCCAACTGGATGTATCTGCTCCTACTTCTGCCGCAACAGTAGATTTTGAGATATATACTTTACCATCTTTTTTCTTTTCCAATATGGCCAATTGTGATAAATCATACTTCTTTTTATATTTGTTTAACATTTTCAAGTCTATATCCTTTAAGGGTATATTTTTCATGTCAATAGATAGGTCTTTTAACCTATAGTATAAATCTTCTTCTATATCACTTTCATTGTAATAGGCGAACTTGTAATTTTCCTCAATTGATACCTTTAATGAAGACGACAAAAACTCAAGAAATTCTTCTTGAGATTCATTAAATTTATTCACCATAAAAAAATATATTGTCATAAACATCACTAGTGCAATTAGAAAACTTATTATCACGAGTTCTAATGTTCTCTGGCGTTTAATCCTATGCACTTCCATACAAATCCTCCCGTTGTCCTATTTACAATTTTCAACCCCTATTTTAGAATATCATATTTTTCCATAATTAAACAGTATATCCATCTATTTTCCATTTTTTTCTAATCATGATTAAGTACTTACCTTAGAACCTATAGTCCGTTTTCTTCTTATATGTTCTTCCTAAATAATCTGTAATTATCACTTCTATATCTTCATAAGAATCTTGTGTACTTTCGTATTCTACTACGTCATCATATTCTATCCTTTTAAATTCCATATCCCTTTCAAATTCAAAGGGATTATATATACTAGCTTTCTCATGTATAATCTTACCATCTTTAAATATTTCTATTTCTTTTTTAGGTTCATCATTACTATAAACATTAACTTTAATATCCTTTAATCTCAGTTTGTCTTTATTTAATTTATCATCTAGGCCCTTAAAAATATAGTCTAGTCTATTACCTACTTCCACCCTAAATTTTAAAATTACATTTCCCTTTCTATTACTCTTTTCTATAAAATCCATATCTATATTTAATCTATCCTCAATGGCACTGGCCAACTCTAAGGATTCTAATCTTTCACTTATTATATTATTTTCATTTTTAGCTACTACCTTAACATCATAATCACTATCACCACTCAACTTTAAGTTGGCATTATAGTTTAAGTTCCCTAAATCTTTTGCTAAAACTTCATTCCACTCTTCAACTTTTCCATTTTTTCGTCTTCCATAGGATATATAGACCTTATGTTCCTTATCTAGTTCACGTAAACTCCAACTAAAATTAACTTTAGCAATCTTAAAATCTTCATCAATGGACATAAATTCATGACGCTCATTATATAACCATTGTTTTTCATTATATATCTTATTCATAGTATTTTGTACGCTGGATTCCATATTTCTTACTTCATTTTCCACTCTTTCTATGGAATTCATGACCCTATTCACATTATTTTCTATCCTTTTAATGTTAAAGTACATGTTAATGTTTAATATTAATAGGCACCCTATAATTATATACAGTCCTTTTTTCTTCATTTTGTTCCTCCAAAAAGCATTATAGTACACAACTCTATATAGTTCGCAATATAAATAAAAAGTCCTTCTTTTCTTTAAAAAAAGGACTTTTTATATAATTTTATTTAATAAGTTGATTAATTACCAATTGAATATTCATTTTATATATTCATTACAGATAATCCAATTTCCTTTACTTTACCATTATCTAATTTAAAATTTAATGTATAAGTTCCAAATCCACCCTGTCCATAACTATATGTAATTGCTACAGGATTGTTTTTCTCATCATAAGATATGAATCCTCCATTTTCATAATATGCTCCATATATGAATTTATTTCCTACCTCATCTATGGTTCCTGTACTCTCATATGGAAACTTATTAATTACAGATTCAAATGTGTCTCCTATCTTAATATTTCTAGGCCCATTTATTTTCTCATCTTTAATTATTATTTGTCCTACTGTATGTTGACCTACCCCCATTGGGTCAAATTCCACATATCCAAAATCATAATAATTTTTGATTAGTTCACCTTCCCAAACTTCATCATAGATTTTTTCCACTTTTATAGGTTCTCCTAACAAGTTCTCTACGTCAACCTTTTTCATATCAATATTAACACCTAATATTTTCACATCTTCAATTGAAAATATTTTTTTCTCTAAAGCTTCCTGTTTTTTTTCTTTAGTAGTACAACCAGCAAAACTAGAAATAATAAATATTAATATAACTATTCCTACTAACCCCTTTTTCATATTTTTATCACCCTTCCCTACTTTTATTTATATTGTTGCCATGATTTAAATGAATATATCTTACCTTACAAAATAATTTCATAACTTTGTATATTTTTTCTTTTTATTAAATTCATTAATGGCTTATTATGCATATACCACATTTTTTCTTTTTTGGTGTAATTTTTCACTTTTAAATCATTTTATCATAGTATCTTATGCCTATCAATATATGTAACAATATGGTAATAATATGTAATATAAATGCAAATGTACACAATAAAAAAACTCTTTTGGTCATATGACCAAAAGAGTTTTTAGTTTCCATAAATTAAGCGTAGAATCTCAAATCATCCCTATTAGATTTATAGGTTTTAATTCTCTCTTCCCTACTCTTGGTATGAAATTCAAAAATATAGCCATCAGGATCTCTAAAGTATATAGATTCCCAATTTCCCGTATGATCTACTCTTCCCTTTATAAAATCTATTTCTAATGATTGTAGCTTGTCAATAAATTTATCATAATCAGATTCATCAATAGAAAAACTCATATGGGAAGATGGATCAGATTTCTTATTTTTACATATATCCTTTTCCACATTGAGAGCAATCCATAAACCATTTAAATCAAAATAAGCTAGATTTTTTCCTTCAACTAATAATTTAGCGCCAAAGACCTTTTGGTAAAATCTAATGGATTTTTGTAAGTCAGAAACGGAAAACATCATATGATTAATTCCCTTTATGTCCACATTTACCCCTCCTAATCCAACCTAAATTTATATATACTCTCAATATTCTTTTTCTAATTGGAAAGTCCTTCCTATTTTTTCATATATTTAAAGTTTTTTAGACTTATAAAATCTTTTAATCATATTACTCAGGTAAAAGTATAAACCTAATGATAAATAATATTCCTAAAATATACATAATAGGATGTACTTCTTTATGCTTTCCTACTGCTATTTTCATAATTGGATAAAATATAATTCCCGTTGCTATACCATTAGCTATGCTGTAACTAAATGGCATCATTGCTATAGTAAAGAAGGCTGGTACAGCCTCACTAAGGTCAGTAAAATTAACATCTTTTATAGATTCCATCATTAAAACTCCAACAACTATTAATGCAGGTGCTGTAGCTTGAGCTGGTACTATTCCTACCACTCCTCCGAAAAATAAAGACAATACAAATAATACACCTACCACTAATGTAGTTAATCCCGTTCTTCCACCTTCCGCAATTCCTGCTGTAGACTCCACATATGTGGAAGTTGTAGTTGCCCCAAACATGGAACCAAAAGTAGTTGCTATAGCATCTGTAAGTAATGCTTTTTTCATATTTCTAATTTTTCCATCAGGTTGGATCATTTCTGCCCTTTGAGCAGTACCAACTAACGTTCCTATAGTATCGAATAAATCAACTAAACTAAAAGTAAGTACTACCATGACTATACTAGTTATGGCTCCTATTACACCCTTTCCTCCATGGGCTAACAATCCTCCAAAGTCCATTTTCATAAATGTAGGCATTATGGATGGAGGTGCACTTATTATTTTAAGACCACTCACTTGAGTAATTCCCATAGGTATACCTATTATGGTAGTTAACAATATGGATATTAACATGGCTCCCTTAACTTTTCTTGCCATTAATATACACATGATAATTATTCCAATTAAAGTTAAAAGTACATTTTTATTGGTAAAATCTCCGAAACTCATTAATGTCCCCGGGTTAGCTACTACAACACCACCACTTTTTAGTCCTATTAAGGCTATAAAAAGTCCAATTCCAGCTGTTATGGCCACTTTAATATTATTAGGCAGGCAATCAACTATTTTTTCTCTAATGGATGTAATCGTAATAAGTATAAATAATATTCCAGATATGCTTACTGCTGCCAAGCCCTGTTGCCATGTGTATCCAAGAGTTAAACATACACTATATGAAAAAAATGCTGTAAGACCTATTCCTGGTGCAACAGCAAAGGGTAAATTAGCATACAATGCCATTATCAAAGTTCCTATGGCAGAGATAATACAGGTTCCTGCAAATGCTGATGCCACAACTTGGTCATTCATAGTATTTAAATTACCAGCAGCATCCCCTAGTAGACCAAGGCTGTTCATTCCTGATGCCTTTAAGATATTAGGAATTACCAATAGGGCATAGGCCATTGTAACAAAGGTAGTGAATCCTGCCAATATTTCTGTTCTTATATTTGTATTATGTTCTTTTAATTTGAAAAATGATTCCAATAGATTTTCTGAATTTTTTTGTGTTATCTCCATGTACATATCCTCCTAAAATAATTTTGAACATAAAAAAGGCATACTCCGTATGCTTCGCTAAGAAACCCTATGGTTCCTTTCGACGATTACTAGCGTAATCTGAGCATCCTCCTTTAAAGAGACAGGGGAATTCTTCCCCCACATCCCCTTATTTTTTAATTTATAATTTCTTATAAATTAAAAAATCTCCGTCACAAGATATAAGCAATCCTGATGACAGAAATCATCTCCTAAATTATTCTAAGCTGGATTACTCATAGTGAGAAATTTATGGTTTCTCGTAGAAACTCCTGATCCATATTATCAGTATTATATGAGTGACGTTTATAAAATTTATATTGTTAAAAATCATAACACCATAAAAAAATAAAGTCAATAGAATGACTTTATTTCAAATGATTTGGAATTTTTTAAATTTTCCCTTTTAAAACTCTATTACCTATAATCACACCTATTAGGAACAATAGTATTGCCAACAAGTATATCCACAAAGGTATATTTACTATCTTTCCAAAGGAATGATTTTTATTAATTCTCACATACAATATGCTTATGAGATTATATAAGCTATGACCATATACACACACATATAAAGACTTGGTTTTATAAAAGCATATGGATAATATGATTCCTAATGTAAAGGGAGCTATTAGTTGCCATGGATTAAGATGAAATAAGGT from Anaeromicrobium sediminis includes the following:
- a CDS encoding GGDEF domain-containing protein — protein: MEVHRIKRQRTLELVIISFLIALVMFMTIYFFMVNKFNESQEEFLEFLSSSLKVSIEENYKFAYYNESDIEEDLYYRLKDLSIDMKNIPLKDIDLKMLNKYKKKYDLSQLAILEKKKDGKVYISKSTVAAEVGADTSSWGYWNDAFIQLFGMGSVSINKGYGKEDYWVGPKSYLYNEFRKTGRKHYYKFAYYLNEEQNYLINGIIDEEKYSYDGAERLNKLLNQYSEKVNSIEMIGIIDKDNWITYKEPKRKLTYDPIMEFGNLKGKDFISFGIEPAILSNLEKVKFHPVKYNEKNYKLAFIPLDKHKVICALVKKGYFEDNEILFIIIGIVLSLFVSLITSIIINKEQVKYNKILNMEKDRLNTIEQFKDALLNVPDYVFRCKQRTDKSFYIVYNDGRLVKEKNYVSQDMEPKSMEEVYSNKFIQKASEPLQKAFNNEKISYEYENNNKFYEVILIPVSKDKGKGEDREVLGFVNDVTKYVDMSRKSSYMAYHDELTGLYNRHSFNNDFNKIKDENGNFGIYYLDLDGFKEVNDNYGHKIGDKVLRQISDRLKSINEKDRLYRIGGDEFIVITKRNNMDEHKDIATKTIAAIKKTVKVDEIEIRVGVSIGIALYPQDGQDKEELINVADKAMYEAKRQGKNTYYIGRVS
- a CDS encoding VOC family protein, with the protein product MDIKGINHMMFSVSDLQKSIRFYQKVFGAKLLVEGKNLAYFDLNGLWIALNVEKDICKNKKSDPSSHMSFSIDESDYDKFIDKLQSLEIDFIKGRVDHTGNWESIYFRDPDGYIFEFHTKSREERIKTYKSNRDDLRFYA
- a CDS encoding NCS2 family permease; protein product: MEITQKNSENLLESFFKLKEHNTNIRTEILAGFTTFVTMAYALLVIPNILKASGMNSLGLLGDAAGNLNTMNDQVVASAFAGTCIISAIGTLIMALYANLPFAVAPGIGLTAFFSYSVCLTLGYTWQQGLAAVSISGILFILITITSIREKIVDCLPNNIKVAITAGIGLFIALIGLKSGGVVVANPGTLMSFGDFTNKNVLLTLIGIIIMCILMARKVKGAMLISILLTTIIGIPMGITQVSGLKIISAPPSIMPTFMKMDFGGLLAHGGKGVIGAITSIVMVVLTFSLVDLFDTIGTLVGTAQRAEMIQPDGKIRNMKKALLTDAIATTFGSMFGATTTSTYVESTAGIAEGGRTGLTTLVVGVLFVLSLFFGGVVGIVPAQATAPALIVVGVLMMESIKDVNFTDLSEAVPAFFTIAMMPFSYSIANGIATGIIFYPIMKIAVGKHKEVHPIMYILGILFIIRFILLPE